The Pseudomonas solani genome segment GGATGACCTTGTCCAGGGAGATGAAGTGCTGGCCGTCGCCGCGCAGGGCCATGCGCGCGGCGTTGATGGCCTTGACCGAGCCCATGGCGTTGCGCTCGATGCAGGGCACCTGCACCAGGCCGCCGACCGGGTCGCAGGTCAGCCCCAGGTTGTGTTCCATGCCGATTTCGGCGGCGTTTTCCACCTGCTGCACGGTGCCGCCCATGACTTCGCAGAGCGCGCCGGCGGCCATGGAGCAGGCCACGCCGACCTCGCCCTGGCAGCCCACTTCGGCGCCGGAGATGGAGGCGTTTTCCTTGTAGAGGATGCCGATGGCGGCGGCGGTGAGCAGGAAGCGCTCCACGCCTTCGTCATTGGCGCCGGGCACGAAGCGCGCGTAGTAGTGCAGCACCGCCGGGACGATGCCCGCCGCGCCATTGGTGGGCGCAGTGACCACGCGGCCGCCGGTGGCGTTTTCCTCGTTCACCGCCAGGGCGTAGAGGTTGACCCAGTCGAGCACCGTCAGGCTGTCGCGCAGGGCGGCTTCCGGGCGCTCGCTGAGCTGGCGGAACAGCGCGGCGGCGCGGCGCTTGACCTTGAGCCCGCCGGGCATGATGCCTTCCTTGCGGCAGCCGGCTTTCACACAGTCCTGCATCACCTGCCAGATGCGCTGCAGCCCAGCGCTGGTTTCCTCGGGGCTGCGCCAGGCCTTTTCGTTCTCACGCATCAGCGCGCTGATGGAGAGGCCGCTGGTGGCGCAGTGGGCGAGCAGTTCCTTGCCGGTCTTGAAGGGGTGGGCGAGCGGGGTTTGGTCTTCGACGATGCGGTCGTGCCCGGCCGCTTCCTCGTCCACCACGAAGCCGCCACCCACCGAGTAGTACTCGCGGGAGCGCAGTTGTAGCCCGGCGGCGTCGAAGGCGCGGAAGATCATGCCGTTGGGGTGGAAGGGCAAGGGTTTGCGAATCATCGCCAGGTGATCCTTCTCGACGAAGCGGATGGTCTTTTCGCCACCCAGGCGCAGTTCGCCGTTCTTGCGCATCTGCGCCAGGCGCTCGTCGATGCCGCTGGTGTCCACGGTGTCGGGTTGCTCGCCTTCCAGGCCGAGCAGCACGGCCTTGTCGCTGCCGTGGCCCTTGCCGGTGGCGCCGAGGGAGCCGTAGAGCTCCACCTTCAGGGTTTCCGTGCCCGCCAGCAGGCCTTCGCGACGCAAGCCGTCGACGAAGCGTGCGGCCGCCCGCATGGGGCCGACCGTGTGGGAGCTGGAGGGGCCGATACCGATCTTGAACAGGTCGAAGACGCTGAGGGACATGGTGTCGCTCCTGAGCCTGGATCGCGCTCGTTGTTATTGGTCAGCGTAGACACTGGGAGGGATCGGGCCTCGCGGCCCGACCGTTGAAGCGCAAGGCGGTGCGTGGGGGCAAGTTCATCCGCGAATGAACCCGCCCCCACGATCACGTGCCGATCAGGCGTCCTGGTACGCCTCGATGGACGGGCAGGCACAGACCAGGTTGCGGTCGCCGAAGACGTTGTCGACGCGGCCCACCGGCGGCCAGTACTTGCCTTCCACCAGGCTGGCGGTCGGGTACACGGCCTGTTCGCGGCTGTAGGGGTGGGTCCACTCGCCGACCAGCTCCGCCGCGGTGTGCGGGGCGTTCTTCAGCGGGTTGTCGTTGGCGTCCAGGGCACCGGTTTCCACCGCGCGGATCTCGTTGCGGATGCGGATCATGGCGTCGCAGAAGCGGTCCAGCTCTTCCTTGGATTCGCTCTCGGTCGGCTCGATCATCAGCGTGCCGGCCACCGGGAAGGACATGGTCGGGGCGTGGAAGCCGAAGTCGATCAGGCGCTTGGCCACGTCGTCGACGCTGATGCCGCTGCTGTCCTTGAGGGGGCGCAGGTCGAGGATGCACTCGTGGGCCACCAGGCCGTTGGTGCCGGTGTAGAGCACCGGGTAGTGCTCTTCCAGGCGACGGGCGATGTAGTTGGCGTTGAGGATCGCCAGTTGCGAGGCGCGACGCAGGCCGGCGCCGCCCATCATGCGGATGTACATCCAGGTGATGGGCAGGATGCTGGCGCTGCCGAAGGGCGCGGCGCTCACCGCGCCTTCCTTGCGCTCCATGTGGCCGTGGCCGGGCAGGAAGGGCGCCAGGTGCGACTTGACGCCGATCGGGCCGACGCCCGGGCCGCCACCGCCGTGGGGGATGCAGAAGGTCTTGTGCAGGTTCAGGTGGGACACGTCGCCGCCGAACTGGCCTGGGGCGCAGAGGCCGACCATGGCGTTCATGTTGGCGCCGTCGATGTACACCTGGCCGCCGTTGGCGTGGATGATCTCGCAGATTTCGCGGATGCCTTCCTCGAACACGCCGTGGGTGGAGGGGTAGGTGATCATGATCGCGGCGAGGCGGTCGCGGTGCTCTTCGGCCTTGGCCTTGAGGTCGGCGATGTCGACGTTGCCGCGGGCGTCGCAGGCGGTCACCACCACGCGCATGCCGGCCATGTTGGCGGTGGCCGGGTTGGTGCCGTGGGCCGATTGCGGGATCAGGCAGATGTCGCGCTGGTCGTCGCCGCGGCTCAGGTGGTAGGCGCGGATGGCCAGCAGGCCGGCGTATTCACCCTGGGAGCCGGCGTTGGGCTGCAGCGACACGGCGTCGTAGCCAGTGGCGGCGCAGAGCATGGCTTCCAGCTCGGTGGTTAGCTGCTGGTAGCCCTGGGACTGCTCGGCCGGGGCGAAGGGGTGCAGGTTGCCGAACTCGGCCCAGGTGACCGGGATCATCTCGCTGGCGGCGTTCAGCTTCATGGTGCAGGAGCCCAGCGGGATCATGCTGCGGTCCAGCGCCAGGTCCTTGTCGGCCAGCTTGCGCATGTAGCGCATCAGCTCGGTTTCCGAGTGGTAGCGGTTGAACACCGGGTGGGCGAGGATCGCCGACTCGCGCAGCAGCGCGGTGGGCAGGCGGCTGGGGATGGTCGCGGCCAGCTCGGCGAAGGCGGGCAGGGCCTGGCCGTCGGCGAACAGGGTCCACAGTGCTTCGATGCTGGCCTGGGTGGCGGTCTCGTCGAGGGACAGGCCCAGGCGCTGGTCGTCGACCACGCGCAGGTTGATGCGTTGCTCGCGGGCCTTGGCGTGCAGCTCGGCGGTGCGGGCGCCGGTGGCCAGGGTGAGGGTGTCGAAGAAGCTCTGCTGCTCGACGGTGACGCCCAGCTTGGCCAGGCCCTGGGCCAGGATGGCGGTGAGCTGGTGCACGCGCTTGGCGATGCGGGTCAGCCCCTGCGGGCCGTGGTAGATGGCGTACATGCTGGCGATGTTGGCCAGCAGCACCTGGGCGGTGCAGATGTTGCTGGTGGCCTTCTCGCGGCGGATGTGCTGCTCGCGGGTCTGCATGGCCAGGCGCAGGGCCGGCTTGCCGTGGCGGTCGATGGAGACGCCGACCAGGCGGCCCGGCATGTCGCGCTTGAAGGCATCGCGGGTGGCGAAGTAGGCCGCGTGCGGGCCACCGAAGCCCAGGGGCACGCCGAAGCGCTGGGCGCTGCCCAGGGCGACGTCGGCACCGAATTCGCCCGGCGCCTTGAGCAGGGTCAGGGCCAGCAGGTCGGCGGCCACGGCCACCAGGGCGCCGACGGCGTGGAAGCGCTCCACCAGCTCGGCGTTGTCGAACAGGTCGCCATTGCTGGCCGGGTATTGCAGCAGCGCGCCGAAGTAGGGCGCGGCGTCGGTCAGCTCGCGCTCGTCACCTACGACCACTTCGATGCCCAGGGGCTCGGCACGGGTGCGCAGCACGTCGAGGGTCTGCGGGTGGCAGTGGCGGGAGGCGAAGAAGGCGTTGCTGGCCTTGTTCTTCGACAGGCGCTTGCAGAAGGTCATGGCTTCGGCGGCAGCGGTGCCTTCGTCCAGCAAGGAGGCGTTGGAGATCGGCAGGCCGGTGAGGTCGCTGATCAGGGTCTGGAAGTTGAGCAGCGATTCCAGGCGGCCCTGGGAGATTTCCGGCTGGTACGGGGTGTAGGCGGTGTACCAGGCGGGGTTTTCCAGCAGGTTGCGCAGGATGGGCGAAGGCGTGTGGGTGCCGTAGTAGCCCTGGCCGATGTAGTTGGTGAACAGCTGGTTCTTGCCGGCGATGGCCTTGATCGCGGCGAGGGCGTCGGCCTCGCTCTGGCCCGGGCCCATGTCGAGCACGCTGGTGCCCTTGATGCTGTCGGGGATGACGCTGGCGCTGAGGGATTCCAGGTCGGCGTGGCCGAGCAGGTCGAGCATGGCCTGGATGTCGGTCTCGCGCGGGCCGATATGGCGGGCGATGAACTCGTTGGCGGTGCCGAGGGCGTTGGTCTGGATGGGCATGGTCAGGCTCCTCAGGCGTTCTTGATCAGGGCTTCGTACGCGGCGCGGCCCATCAGGTCGGCCAGCACGGCGTTGTCGGCCAGGCGCATGCGGAAGAACCAGCCCTTGCCGAGCGGGTCTTCGTTGACCAGTTCGGGGCTGTCGTTGAGCGCTTCGTTGATCTCGAGTACGTCGCCGTCCAGCGG includes the following:
- a CDS encoding L-serine ammonia-lyase, which translates into the protein MSLSVFDLFKIGIGPSSSHTVGPMRAAARFVDGLRREGLLAGTETLKVELYGSLGATGKGHGSDKAVLLGLEGEQPDTVDTSGIDERLAQMRKNGELRLGGEKTIRFVEKDHLAMIRKPLPFHPNGMIFRAFDAAGLQLRSREYYSVGGGFVVDEEAAGHDRIVEDQTPLAHPFKTGKELLAHCATSGLSISALMRENEKAWRSPEETSAGLQRIWQVMQDCVKAGCRKEGIMPGGLKVKRRAAALFRQLSERPEAALRDSLTVLDWVNLYALAVNEENATGGRVVTAPTNGAAGIVPAVLHYYARFVPGANDEGVERFLLTAAAIGILYKENASISGAEVGCQGEVGVACSMAAGALCEVMGGTVQQVENAAEIGMEHNLGLTCDPVGGLVQVPCIERNAMGSVKAINAARMALRGDGQHFISLDKVIRTMRQTGADMKSKYKETARGGLAVNIIEC
- the gcvP gene encoding aminomethyl-transferring glycine dehydrogenase, with protein sequence MPIQTNALGTANEFIARHIGPRETDIQAMLDLLGHADLESLSASVIPDSIKGTSVLDMGPGQSEADALAAIKAIAGKNQLFTNYIGQGYYGTHTPSPILRNLLENPAWYTAYTPYQPEISQGRLESLLNFQTLISDLTGLPISNASLLDEGTAAAEAMTFCKRLSKNKASNAFFASRHCHPQTLDVLRTRAEPLGIEVVVGDERELTDAAPYFGALLQYPASNGDLFDNAELVERFHAVGALVAVAADLLALTLLKAPGEFGADVALGSAQRFGVPLGFGGPHAAYFATRDAFKRDMPGRLVGVSIDRHGKPALRLAMQTREQHIRREKATSNICTAQVLLANIASMYAIYHGPQGLTRIAKRVHQLTAILAQGLAKLGVTVEQQSFFDTLTLATGARTAELHAKAREQRINLRVVDDQRLGLSLDETATQASIEALWTLFADGQALPAFAELAATIPSRLPTALLRESAILAHPVFNRYHSETELMRYMRKLADKDLALDRSMIPLGSCTMKLNAASEMIPVTWAEFGNLHPFAPAEQSQGYQQLTTELEAMLCAATGYDAVSLQPNAGSQGEYAGLLAIRAYHLSRGDDQRDICLIPQSAHGTNPATANMAGMRVVVTACDARGNVDIADLKAKAEEHRDRLAAIMITYPSTHGVFEEGIREICEIIHANGGQVYIDGANMNAMVGLCAPGQFGGDVSHLNLHKTFCIPHGGGGPGVGPIGVKSHLAPFLPGHGHMERKEGAVSAAPFGSASILPITWMYIRMMGGAGLRRASQLAILNANYIARRLEEHYPVLYTGTNGLVAHECILDLRPLKDSSGISVDDVAKRLIDFGFHAPTMSFPVAGTLMIEPTESESKEELDRFCDAMIRIRNEIRAVETGALDANDNPLKNAPHTAAELVGEWTHPYSREQAVYPTASLVEGKYWPPVGRVDNVFGDRNLVCACPSIEAYQDA